Below is a genomic region from Pseudarthrobacter sulfonivorans.
AGATCGCTGCCCACGGCGATGGGATGAAAGCCGGCGACATCATCCTCGCCGGCTCCTTCACCCGCCCGCTGTGGGTCTACAAAGGCGACACCGTCCACGCCGACTACGGACCATTGGGGGCCATCACATGCCGCTTCGAGTAGAACCCGGAAATCCTGAGTACGCGAACACGTTCCGCGACGCCCTCGCCGCGGCTGACCGCCCCCTGGCGGGAATGTGGGTCTGCTCCGGCAGCCCGCTGATCGCTGAGCTTTGTGCCGGATCCGGCCTGGACTGGCTCCTGGTCGACGCCGAACACAGCCCCAACGGCCTCGAATCCATCCTGGCCCAGCTCCAGGCGGTCAACGGCTACCCGGTCGAGGTCCTGGTCCGGCCGCCGGTCAACGACACCGTGCTGATCAAGCAGTACCTGGACCTGGGAGTGCAGAACCTGCTGGTCCCGATGGTGAACTCGGTGCAGGAGGCGGAAGCTGCGGTGGCCGCCACCCGCTACCCGCCGCACGGCGTCCGCGGCGTGGGATCCGCCCTGGCCCGGGCCTCACGCTGGAACCGTGTCCCGGGCTACCTCGCCCGGGCGTCAGAAACCGTCAGCGTCACGGTGCAGATCGAATCGACGGCGGCCGTAGAGGCCGTCAAGGAGATCCTGGCCGTGGACGGTGTGGACGGCATCTTCCTTGGGCCCTCCGACCTCGCGGCTTCGATGGGCGTGCTGGGACAGCAGGAACACCCCAAGGTGCGCGCCGCCGTCGAACACTGCCTTGCGGCCGCAAAAACGGCCGGGAAACCCGCGGGTGTCAACGCGTTCAACCCGGCCACCGCCCGCAGCTACCTGGCGGCCGGCGCCGCCTTTGTCCTGGTGGGCGCCGACGTCGCCAT
It encodes:
- a CDS encoding HpcH/HpaI aldolase family protein, with translation MPLRVEPGNPEYANTFRDALAAADRPLAGMWVCSGSPLIAELCAGSGLDWLLVDAEHSPNGLESILAQLQAVNGYPVEVLVRPPVNDTVLIKQYLDLGVQNLLVPMVNSVQEAEAAVAATRYPPHGVRGVGSALARASRWNRVPGYLARASETVSVTVQIESTAAVEAVKEILAVDGVDGIFLGPSDLAASMGVLGQQEHPKVRAAVEHCLAAAKTAGKPAGVNAFNPATARSYLAAGAAFVLVGADVAILARGSEALAAAFTKPSDGETPASY